A DNA window from Desulfovibrio oxyclinae DSM 11498 contains the following coding sequences:
- the rpmG gene encoding 50S ribosomal protein L33, translating into MRVNIQLQCTECKRKNYATRKNKKNTTGRIELKKFCPWDRKHTVHKESK; encoded by the coding sequence ATGCGCGTCAACATTCAGTTGCAGTGCACCGAGTGCAAGCGTAAGAACTACGCTACTCGGAAGAACAAGAAGAACACTACTGGACGTATCGAACTGAAGAAATTCTGTCCCTGGGACAGGAAGCACACGGTTCACAAAGAGTCCAAGTAG
- the rplK gene encoding 50S ribosomal protein L11: MAKKEIGKIKLQIPAGSANPSPPVGPALGQHGVNIMEFCKAFNAKTQDQKGMIIPVIITVFADRSFTFITKTPPAAVLLRKAAKIEKGSGEPNKKKVGKVTKAQIREIAELKMPDLNARDVEAAMITIEGTARSMGLEVKG, translated from the coding sequence ATGGCCAAGAAAGAAATCGGAAAGATCAAGCTGCAGATTCCCGCCGGCTCGGCGAACCCGTCGCCTCCGGTTGGTCCGGCTCTGGGCCAGCACGGCGTGAACATAATGGAATTCTGCAAGGCATTCAATGCCAAGACGCAGGACCAGAAGGGCATGATCATCCCGGTGATCATCACCGTCTTTGCGGACCGCTCCTTCACCTTCATCACCAAGACTCCCCCGGCGGCGGTTCTGCTGCGCAAGGCTGCCAAGATCGAAAAGGGATCCGGTGAGCCCAACAAGAAAAAGGTCGGCAAGGTCACCAAGGCTCAGATTCGCGAAATTGCGGAACTGAAAATGCCCGATCTGAACGCCCGCGATGTCGAGGCCGCCATGATCACCATCGAAGGCACCGCCCGCAGCATGGGCCTCGAAGTCAAGGGTTAG
- the nusG gene encoding transcription termination/antitermination protein NusG has product MSTEDRTESTGNGRWYIVHTYSGFEQRVEQTIREMMRTGQDKGLIEEVVMPTEKVVEMVKGEKRTSTRKFYPGYVMIKMVLTDDSWHLIQSIPRVTGFVGGKNRPTPMRDSEAKNILSMMESRQEKPRPKYNFERGDDVRVIDGPFSGFNGVVEEVNYDKGKLRVSVSIFGRQTPVELDFVQVDKG; this is encoded by the coding sequence ATGAGCACAGAAGACAGGACAGAATCCACAGGGAACGGACGGTGGTATATCGTCCATACCTATTCCGGATTCGAACAGCGCGTCGAGCAGACCATCCGCGAAATGATGCGGACAGGGCAGGACAAAGGCCTCATCGAGGAGGTTGTCATGCCCACCGAAAAGGTCGTGGAGATGGTCAAGGGCGAGAAGCGCACGTCTACCCGGAAGTTCTACCCCGGGTACGTCATGATCAAGATGGTCCTGACGGACGACTCCTGGCACCTGATTCAGTCTATTCCCCGGGTGACCGGGTTTGTGGGCGGCAAGAACCGACCCACTCCGATGCGGGACAGCGAGGCCAAGAACATCCTTTCCATGATGGAATCCCGTCAGGAAAAGCCTCGTCCCAAGTACAACTTTGAGCGCGGCGACGACGTGCGCGTCATCGACGGCCCCTTCAGCGGCTTCAACGGCGTGGTCGAGGAAGTCAACTACGATAAGGGCAAACTCCGCGTCTCCGTGTCCATATTCGGTCGTCAGACTCCCGTGGAACTGGACTTCGTCCAGGTCGACAAGGGATAA
- the secE gene encoding preprotein translocase subunit SecE has translation MAKKKGKNSAAQQAEKPAGGGLVEKGRELRTFFEESKVEIKKVVWPSRKETTTTCIAVLVVTLVIALYLGIVDFGLSKLVEAILS, from the coding sequence ATGGCCAAGAAAAAGGGCAAAAATTCCGCCGCGCAGCAGGCCGAAAAGCCGGCTGGCGGCGGACTTGTGGAGAAGGGCAGGGAACTGCGGACCTTCTTCGAGGAATCCAAGGTCGAGATAAAGAAGGTGGTCTGGCCCTCCCGCAAGGAGACAACCACCACCTGCATCGCCGTCCTCGTCGTTACCCTGGTCATAGCGTTGTACCTGGGCATCGTTGACTTTGGCCTCAGTAAGCTGGTCGAAGCAATCCTGTCCTAA
- a CDS encoding chemotaxis protein: MPQTTDILLEAGTNELEIVEFYLEEEPRGEKDGESYKAFYGVNVAKVLEIIRMPEVTEMPEVSHPAVLGAFNLRSRIIPLLDLASWLKKKRVENEPPKVIVTEFNNVTSAFMVSGVTRIHRISWEDVEAPNKYVSALSSDSITGVVKFQDRMVFILDLERIVAELNPDLSLKLDDNISFDEETGYRALISDDSPLIREMIRDLLVQAGYKVEKTNNGKECWDRLQEIKESAKADGRPITDYVQVVISDIEMPVMDGHSLTRHIKEDLALRDLPVILFSSLITERLRHKGESVGADDQISKPEITQLALRAAKLIEGAEEG; encoded by the coding sequence ATGCCCCAGACCACCGACATTCTTCTTGAGGCCGGAACCAACGAACTGGAAATCGTCGAGTTCTACCTTGAGGAAGAGCCCCGAGGGGAGAAGGACGGCGAGTCCTACAAGGCTTTCTACGGCGTGAACGTGGCCAAGGTTCTTGAGATCATCAGGATGCCTGAAGTTACCGAGATGCCAGAAGTTTCTCACCCAGCCGTACTCGGAGCCTTCAACCTGCGCTCGCGCATTATCCCGCTTCTGGACCTGGCCTCCTGGCTCAAGAAGAAACGCGTGGAAAACGAGCCGCCCAAGGTCATCGTCACCGAGTTCAACAACGTGACCTCGGCCTTCATGGTCTCCGGTGTGACACGCATTCACCGTATCAGCTGGGAGGATGTGGAGGCACCCAACAAGTACGTGTCCGCCCTGTCCAGCGACTCCATTACCGGCGTGGTCAAATTTCAGGACCGCATGGTTTTCATACTTGACCTCGAACGCATCGTGGCCGAGCTGAATCCGGACCTCTCGCTCAAGCTGGATGACAACATCAGCTTCGACGAAGAAACCGGCTACCGCGCCCTGATCTCCGACGACTCCCCGCTGATCCGCGAAATGATCCGCGACCTGCTCGTGCAGGCCGGATACAAGGTCGAAAAGACCAACAACGGCAAGGAATGCTGGGACCGCCTTCAGGAGATCAAGGAATCCGCCAAGGCCGACGGCCGCCCGATCACGGACTACGTACAGGTGGTTATCTCCGACATTGAGATGCCGGTCATGGACGGGCACAGCCTGACCCGACACATCAAGGAAGACCTCGCCCTGCGTGACCTTCCAGTCATTCTCTTTTCGTCCCTGATCACCGAGCGGCTTCGCCACAAGGGGGAATCCGTGGGGGCGGACGATCAGATATCCAAACCCGAGATCACCCAGCTCGCTCTGCGCGCCGCCAAGCTTATCGAAGGCGCCGAGGAAGGCTGA
- a CDS encoding tRNA dihydrouridine synthase codes for MNAFSITPSEPWLAPLAGYSDLPFRLLCQQYGCAVTNSEMVSVKGLHFQSSGTVRLLQTCPEDSPMVLQLFGSEPELFGPVMEQLVEQGFRNFDLNAGCPVRKVLKSGSGCGLMRDLDLLVSIAKVMVRKAAAHPDGGRVGVKFRLGFENGDDRFIELAQRLEDIGVDWVTMHPRYGKQMFTGDADWSRLKELKEAVSIPVVGSGDLYTAHDGVRCLETTGIDAIMFARGAMFDPAIFNRFRDAFAGRPVSSMDGEQLIQIVREHIRLTREYEGTERSFRKIRSIIPRYAKGLEGIRAFRNDLVACENWEELDEVVSTIRDMRPAER; via the coding sequence ATGAACGCATTCAGCATCACACCTTCCGAACCATGGCTGGCTCCGCTGGCGGGATATTCCGACCTGCCCTTCAGGCTGCTCTGCCAGCAATACGGCTGCGCGGTGACCAACTCCGAAATGGTCAGCGTCAAGGGGCTTCACTTCCAGAGTTCCGGTACGGTTCGGCTTCTGCAGACCTGCCCGGAAGACTCCCCTATGGTTCTTCAGCTCTTCGGATCGGAACCCGAGCTGTTCGGTCCGGTCATGGAACAGCTCGTCGAACAGGGCTTCCGCAACTTCGATCTCAATGCCGGATGCCCCGTGCGCAAGGTTCTCAAATCCGGCTCCGGCTGCGGCCTCATGCGCGACCTTGATTTGCTCGTATCCATTGCGAAGGTCATGGTCCGAAAGGCAGCAGCCCATCCGGACGGGGGGCGCGTCGGCGTCAAATTCCGCCTCGGTTTCGAAAACGGCGATGACCGCTTCATTGAACTCGCCCAGCGACTTGAGGACATAGGCGTGGACTGGGTGACCATGCACCCGCGCTACGGCAAGCAGATGTTCACCGGCGACGCAGACTGGTCGCGGCTGAAAGAGCTGAAGGAAGCGGTCTCCATTCCGGTTGTTGGCTCGGGTGATCTTTATACTGCGCATGATGGTGTGCGGTGCCTGGAAACCACTGGCATCGACGCAATCATGTTTGCCCGCGGCGCCATGTTCGACCCCGCGATTTTCAATCGGTTCCGTGACGCTTTTGCCGGTCGCCCCGTCAGCTCCATGGACGGCGAACAACTCATCCAGATAGTCCGCGAACACATCCGCCTCACGCGAGAGTACGAAGGCACAGAACGTTCATTCCGGAAAATTCGCTCCATTATCCCACGATATGCCAAGGGCCTTGAAGGCATCCGCGCCTTCCGCAACGATCTGGTAGCCTGCGAGAATTGGGAAGAGCTCGACGAGGTAGTGAGCACCATACGGGATATGCGACCAGCGGAGCGCTGA
- the tuf gene encoding elongation factor Tu, with the protein MGKAKFERSKPHVNVGTIGHIDHGKTTLTAAVTKLAAMAGHGEYVAFDEIDKAPEEKERGITIATAHVEYETATRHYAHVDCPGHADYVKNMITGAAQMDGAILVVAATDGPMPQTREHILLGRQVGVPAMVVFLNKCDMVDDEELLELVELEVRELLSKYDFPGDDCPVILGSALKALEADSADSDDAKPIYELLDALDSYIPEPERDVDKPFLMPIEDVFSISGRGTVVTGRVERGIINVGEEIEIIGIKNTQKTTCTGVEMFRKILDQGQAGDNVGLLLRGIKRDEVERGQVAARPGSITPHTKFKAEVFVMSKDEGGRHTPFFSGYRPQFYFRTTDVTGVVTLEDGVEMVMPGDNATFTVELIAPIAMEQGLRFAIREGGRTVGAGVVTEILE; encoded by the coding sequence ATGGGAAAGGCTAAATTCGAGCGGAGTAAGCCGCACGTAAACGTTGGAACCATCGGCCACATCGACCACGGCAAGACCACTCTGACTGCCGCCGTGACTAAGCTGGCCGCCATGGCCGGACACGGCGAGTACGTGGCCTTTGACGAAATCGACAAGGCTCCGGAAGAAAAAGAGCGCGGCATCACCATCGCCACCGCTCACGTTGAGTACGAAACCGCTACCCGTCACTACGCTCACGTGGACTGCCCGGGTCACGCGGACTACGTTAAGAACATGATCACCGGTGCTGCGCAGATGGACGGCGCTATCCTCGTCGTCGCCGCCACCGACGGTCCGATGCCCCAGACTCGCGAGCACATCCTGCTCGGTCGTCAGGTCGGCGTCCCCGCCATGGTCGTGTTCCTGAACAAGTGCGACATGGTCGACGACGAAGAGCTGCTCGAACTCGTGGAACTCGAAGTTCGCGAACTGCTCTCCAAGTACGACTTCCCCGGCGACGACTGCCCGGTCATTCTCGGCTCTGCCCTGAAGGCCCTGGAAGCCGATTCCGCCGACTCCGATGACGCCAAGCCGATCTACGAACTGCTTGACGCCCTGGACAGCTACATCCCCGAGCCCGAGCGCGACGTGGACAAGCCGTTCCTGATGCCCATCGAAGACGTCTTCTCCATCTCCGGTCGCGGCACCGTCGTCACCGGTCGTGTTGAGCGCGGCATCATCAACGTGGGTGAAGAAATCGAAATCATCGGCATCAAGAACACCCAGAAGACCACCTGCACCGGTGTGGAAATGTTCCGCAAGATCCTCGACCAGGGTCAGGCTGGTGACAACGTCGGTCTGCTGCTTCGCGGCATCAAGCGTGACGAAGTCGAACGCGGTCAGGTTGCTGCCCGTCCCGGCTCCATCACCCCGCACACCAAGTTCAAGGCAGAAGTGTTCGTCATGTCCAAGGACGAAGGTGGACGTCACACCCCGTTCTTCTCCGGCTACCGTCCGCAGTTCTACTTCCGTACGACCGACGTCACCGGCGTGGTTACCTTGGAAGACGGAGTCGAGATGGTCATGCCCGGCGACAACGCGACCTTCACCGTCGAACTGATCGCCCCCATCGCCATGGAGCAGGGCCTGCGTTTCGCCATTCGCGAAGGCGGCCGCACCGTCGGCGCGGGTGTCGTGACCGAAATCCTGGAGTAA